A part of Solicola gregarius genomic DNA contains:
- a CDS encoding NAD(P)/FAD-dependent oxidoreductase, which produces MTTQPGNGEHSFVIVGGGLAGAKAAETLRDEGFDERIVLLCDESELPYERPPLSKGYLLGNDARESAYVHEANWYRENNVDLRLATRVRRIDRFASEVVLADAERVHYDRLLLATGSEPRRLDVPGADLDGVLYLRNLADSDAIKRVIEAGGPIVVVGAGWIGLEVAAAAREHDVEVTVLEVADLPLQQALGDDEVARVFADLHREHGVDLRLGTGITSIEGADGRVDSVTTSDGSSVRAAAVVVGIGVAPRTGLAEDAGLVVDNGVHVDPHLFSSDPVILAAGDVAAIEHPVLHERIRVEHWANALVTGPHAARSMLGHDVVFEELPYFFTDQYDLGMEYVGYAPPDAVDSVVLRGDVAGRAFYAFWLAAGKVVAGMHVNLWDDGIDPVKALILDGGAVDTAKLADTAVPLGEALVRRAG; this is translated from the coding sequence ATGACGACGCAGCCGGGCAATGGTGAGCACTCGTTCGTGATCGTTGGTGGCGGCCTCGCGGGGGCGAAGGCCGCCGAGACCCTCCGCGACGAGGGCTTCGACGAACGAATCGTGCTGCTGTGCGACGAGAGCGAGCTCCCGTACGAGCGACCGCCCTTGTCCAAGGGCTACCTCCTCGGCAATGACGCGCGCGAGTCCGCGTACGTCCACGAAGCCAACTGGTATCGGGAGAACAATGTCGACCTTCGGCTCGCGACACGGGTGCGCAGGATCGACCGGTTCGCCTCCGAGGTGGTGCTCGCAGACGCCGAGCGCGTGCACTACGACCGGTTGCTGCTGGCCACCGGTTCGGAACCGCGCCGCCTCGACGTACCAGGGGCCGACCTCGACGGCGTGCTCTATCTGCGGAACCTCGCCGACTCCGACGCGATCAAGCGGGTCATCGAGGCGGGCGGGCCGATCGTGGTCGTGGGTGCCGGATGGATCGGCTTGGAGGTCGCCGCCGCGGCACGCGAGCACGACGTCGAGGTCACGGTGCTGGAGGTTGCCGACCTCCCGTTGCAGCAGGCGCTCGGTGATGACGAGGTTGCGCGGGTGTTCGCGGACCTCCATCGCGAGCACGGTGTCGACCTCCGCCTAGGCACCGGTATCACCTCGATCGAAGGCGCGGACGGCCGGGTCGACTCGGTGACGACGAGCGACGGTTCGTCCGTCCGGGCCGCCGCAGTCGTCGTCGGCATCGGCGTGGCCCCGCGTACCGGGCTCGCCGAGGACGCCGGCCTGGTCGTCGACAACGGCGTGCACGTGGATCCACATCTGTTCTCGTCCGATCCCGTGATCCTCGCTGCGGGCGACGTCGCGGCCATCGAGCATCCGGTGCTCCACGAGCGCATCAGGGTCGAGCACTGGGCCAATGCGCTCGTCACCGGACCGCATGCGGCGCGCTCCATGCTCGGCCACGACGTCGTCTTCGAGGAGCTCCCGTACTTCTTCACCGACCAGTACGACCTCGGCATGGAGTACGTGGGGTACGCGCCGCCGGATGCGGTCGACTCTGTCGTGCTCCGCGGCGACGTCGCGGGACGCGCGTTCTACGCGTTCTGGCTCGCTGCGGGGAAGGTCGTCGCGGGCATGCACGTGAACCTGTGGGACGACGGGATCGATCCGGTGAAGGCCTTGATCCTCGACGGTGGCGCGGTGGACACCGCGAAGCTCGCCGAC